The genome window AAGAGATCAGCGGCGTCGGGCCGAGCAAGGCCGAGGCGCTGCAGGAAGCCGGCTACGAGTCCATCGAGGACGTGAAGGCGGCGAGCCAGTCGGAGCTCGCCGACGTCGAAGGCATCGGCAACGCGCTGGCGGCCCGCATCAAAGCGGACGTCGGCGGACTCGAAGTCTCCGAGGAGACCGAGGCCGAAGTCGAAGACGAGGGCGAACCCGAAGCCGACGAGGCCGACGAGGACGTCGAGACGGAGCTCCGTCCGCGCGGCCACGCCGACAAGACGCCGAGCCTCGACGACGAGACGGCGCGCGCGCTCGGGCAGAAGCACCGCGAGGGCATGCCCGCGTTCCGCCGCCAGAAGTACCACGCGAAGAAGCGAGTCCCCGAGTCGTGGCGCAAGCCGCGCGGCGGACTCTCCAAGCAGCGACGCGGCATCAAGGGCAAAGGCTCGATGGTCGAAGCGGGCTACCGCACGCCGAAGGCCGCCCGCGGTCTGCACCCGAGCGGCTTCGAGGAGGTCTACGTCCACAACGTCGGCGACCTCGAAGACGTCGACGGCGACACGCAGGCCGTCCGCATCGCCAGCAAAGTCGGCGCTCGCAAGCGCGAGCGCATCGAGGACGTCTGTGAGGACCGCGAGATTCGCGTCCTCAACCCGACCTACGTCGAAGTGGAGGTCGACCAATGACGGATCTGAGCGCACAGCGACGCATGGCCGCCGACGTCCTCGACGTCGGCAAGAGCCGCGTCTGGTTCGACCCGGACGAACAGGCCGAGATCGCCGAAGCCATCACGCGCGAGGACATCCGCGACCTCGTCGACAGTGGCACCATCCGCGCGAAGGACGCCAAGTCCAACTCGCGCGGACGCGCCCGCGAGCGGCAGGCCAAACGAGAGTACGGCCACCGCAGCGGCCCCGGCACCCGCAAAGGGAAAGCCGGTGCGCGGCGAGACTCGAAAGACGAGTGGATGAGCCGGATTCGCGCCCAGCGAGCCCGACTCAAGGAGCTGCGCGACGACGGTCCGCTGAACCGAACCCAGTACCGCGAGCTGTACAACAAGGCCAGCGGTGGGGAGTTCGACAGCGTCGACCGCCTCGAAGCGTACGCACGGAACAACTACGAAATCGAACTGGAGGACCAATAGATGGCGACAGGACCACGATACAAGGTACCGATGCGACGCCGTCGCGAGGTCCGGACCGACTACCATCAGCGGTTGCGCCTGTTGAAATCCGGCAAGCCGCGGCTCGTAGCCCGCGTCAGTAACAAGCACGTCAGGGCGCAGCTGGTAACCCCCGGACCCGACGGCGACAACACACACGCCGCCGCTTCCTCCGAGGAACTCGCCGAGTACGGCTGGGAAGC of Haloprofundus halophilus contains these proteins:
- a CDS encoding 50S ribosomal protein L32e, which translates into the protein MADDEPETLEEISGVGPSKAEALQEAGYESIEDVKAASQSELADVEGIGNALAARIKADVGGLEVSEETEAEVEDEGEPEADEADEDVETELRPRGHADKTPSLDDETARALGQKHREGMPAFRRQKYHAKKRVPESWRKPRGGLSKQRRGIKGKGSMVEAGYRTPKAARGLHPSGFEEVYVHNVGDLEDVDGDTQAVRIASKVGARKRERIEDVCEDREIRVLNPTYVEVEVDQ
- a CDS encoding 50S ribosomal protein L19e produces the protein MTDLSAQRRMAADVLDVGKSRVWFDPDEQAEIAEAITREDIRDLVDSGTIRAKDAKSNSRGRARERQAKREYGHRSGPGTRKGKAGARRDSKDEWMSRIRAQRARLKELRDDGPLNRTQYRELYNKASGGEFDSVDRLEAYARNNYEIELEDQ